One genomic window of Quercus lobata isolate SW786 chromosome 9, ValleyOak3.0 Primary Assembly, whole genome shotgun sequence includes the following:
- the LOC115959632 gene encoding uncharacterized protein LOC115959632, with the protein MKSDYFPILERLYLSEINIITIPEIITKFTKLITLGIQWCKYLREIPRLPKSIREVYILISPSLHPQSSNRLFSKFGESWQPQQNRFGFKDYVLILLGSEIPKWFNHQCVGNFISFWVGRDNPKFVFCVVLEPYVQFEDVTILVSLKFNGKKLSGRIPSGIQGIEDMTCNHLWFFRVFVGPWFEKLNLFDRNLVEVEFYSESSTYPYRDVSHILRCGIHAECICPLVQHLSTDILPPISIPAFPICSISNTVTPSPHLLNSCLEFSHSNSMETTYNDFDSPLEGSHDDGRDLSLSLCTFPMGRNYPPPQPHVTVPDDTSHISLPSSIDLPNNMTSRLGLPGLGIGSTVSKGFHLGSSSMAHNFVSDDDFDFNLCSPSKKMRKS; encoded by the exons ATGAAGTCAGATTACTTTCCTATATTGGAACGTCTATATTTAAGTGAAATCAATATTATTACCATCCCGGAAATCATCACTAAGTTTACTAAATTAATTACACTCGGAATACAATGGTGTAAGTATCTTCGGGAAATTCCAAGGCTTCCAAAATCTATAAGAGAAGTGTATATACTAATCTCCCCTTCGCTACATCCACAATCATCAAACAGATTGTTCAGTAag TTTGGAGAATCTTGGCAACCACAACAAAATCGATTTGGTTTCAAGGATTATGTACTTATACTACTTGGATCAGAGATTCCAAAGTGGTTCAATCATCAATGTGTTggaaatttcatttcattctggGTTGGTCGTGATAATccaaaatttgttttctgtGTTGTTCTTGAACCGTATGTACAGTTTGAAGATGTTACCATTCTAGTCTCTTTGaaatttaatgggaaaaagTTGAGTGGTAGGATTCCTTCAGGAATTCAAGGTATTGAGGATATGACATGTAATCATCTATGGTTTTTTAGGGTATTTGTTGGTCCTTggtttgaaaaattaaatctatttGATCGGAATCTTGTGGAGGTTGAATTTTATAGTGAATCATCTACATATCCATATCGAGATGTATCTCATATCCTAAGGTGTGGGATCCATGCTGAATGCATTTGTCCTCTTGTTCAACATCTCTCCACCGACATTCTCCCACCTATTTCAATACCTGCCTTCCCCATTTGTTCTATTTCAAACACTGTCACTCCTTCCCCCCACCTCTTAAACTCTTGTTTGGAGTTTTCACATTCGAATTCAATGGAAACAACATATAATGATTTTGACTCTCCTTTGGAGGGCTCTCATGATGATGGACGTGATTTGAGTTTGTCACTGTGCACTTTTCCCATGGGAAGAAATTACCCACCTCCTCAACCTCATGTCACTGTCCCTGATGACACTAGCCACATTTCTTTGCCATCTAGTATAGACCTTCCAAACAATATGACATCACGCTTGGGTTTGCCTGGTTTGGGAATTGGCTCAACTGTTAGTAAGGGGTTTCATTTGGGTTCTTCTTCAATGGCCCATAACTTTGTCAGTGATGATGATtttgacttcaatttgtgttctCCAtcgaagaaaatgagaaaatctTAA